A region from the Pithys albifrons albifrons isolate INPA30051 chromosome Z, PitAlb_v1, whole genome shotgun sequence genome encodes:
- the LOC139684831 gene encoding cryptic protein-like, with protein MQQPAVRGSGHLPTAEALLEDLTDISGCRRMYWGNHVRIVFTVTLVWQAVHLGKGREKEDVESLNATALKQQPKNEGTFINALNDMNQSYESRKQQSSRSLVPFTGITQSKKLSRHCCQNGGTCILGTFCACLKHFTGRYCEYDERQSNCGSIAHGAWVLKGCWLCRCGYGTLNCLSEIMHGNCELKSEKEEITRLYSNGFRLQQTVFVVACLLTILLEFCCWPL; from the exons ATGCAACAGCCTGCAGTAAGGGGCTCTGGACATCTTCCTACTGCTGAAGCTCTCCTAGAGGACCTCACGGATATTTCAGGCTGCAGGAGAATGTACTGGGGAAATCACGTTAG AATTGTTTTCACTGTGACGCTGGTCTGGCAGGCTGTTCATTTAGGAAAAG GCCGTGAAAAAGAAGATGTGGAAAGTCTCAATGCCACAGCACTAAAGCAGCAGCCCAAGAACGAAGGGACTTTTATAAATGCACTCAATGACATGAATCAGAGTTACGAAAGTAGAAAGCAACAGAGTTCCAGATCATTGGTACCTTTCACTGGAATTACACAGA GTAAAAAACTGAGCAGACATTGCTGCCAAAACGGAGGGACCTGTATCTTAGGGACTTTCTGTGCCTGCCTAAAGCATTTCACTGGCAGATACTGTGAATATGATGAGCGGCAAAG CAACTGCGGCAGCATTGCCCATGGCGCCTGGGTGCTGAAAGGCTGTTGGCTGTGTCGATGCGGCTACGGGACTCTGAactgtctgtcagaaataatGCATGGGAACTGTG aactgaaatcagaaaaggaggaaattaCCAGACTCTATTCTAATGGGTTCAGATTACAGCAAACAGTGTTTGTAGTCGCTTGCCTACTCACCATCCTCCTGGAGTTCTGCTGCTGGCCGTTGTGA